One genomic region from Cetobacterium sp. 8H encodes:
- a CDS encoding D-alanyl-D-alanine carboxypeptidase family protein has protein sequence MKKTIAILMLLVVTLSFAKGVKPKKNIVDNIPDYRAYILGDSEGNVFYEENSMQKYPLASVTKVMTILVTLDEIRKGNISLYDQVPIDWEIISVGGSAIPLESGEKVMVLDLLKAAAIKSANNAAYALAKHAGKGSIPTFVEMMNEKARKLNLDKELEFFTPAGLPDHMTRKKLDMGSAHGIYELSIEAMKYPEYIAIARQKNAEIKDGTVKLRSTIHLLGQEGIYGLKTGYHTKSRFNITILSNKNDANIVTVVMGGKTPKIRDNKILELNAKFHENYRNKDIIKKDIPILTIPLSGGYAKNIRVYGSKSFSCIVKKDANVSIVTEREKKLVAPLKKGTIVGTYKVLVNGEVVFKDNLIVNREVIKKSFMDKVIDVF, from the coding sequence ATGAAAAAAACGATTGCTATTTTGATGCTATTAGTAGTAACATTGTCTTTTGCTAAAGGAGTAAAACCTAAAAAAAATATTGTAGATAATATTCCTGATTATAGAGCTTATATTTTAGGTGATTCAGAGGGAAATGTTTTCTATGAGGAAAATTCAATGCAAAAATATCCATTAGCATCTGTAACAAAAGTTATGACTATTCTTGTAACTTTAGATGAAATAAGAAAAGGGAATATAAGTTTATATGATCAAGTACCTATAGATTGGGAAATAATAAGTGTTGGTGGAAGTGCAATACCTTTAGAAAGTGGAGAAAAGGTAATGGTTTTAGACCTTTTAAAAGCAGCCGCTATAAAATCAGCTAATAACGCAGCTTATGCACTAGCTAAACATGCAGGAAAGGGTAGTATCCCAACATTTGTAGAGATGATGAATGAAAAGGCCAGAAAGTTAAATTTAGATAAAGAGTTAGAATTTTTTACTCCAGCAGGATTGCCAGATCATATGACAAGAAAAAAATTAGATATGGGAAGTGCTCATGGGATTTATGAGCTTTCAATAGAGGCAATGAAATATCCAGAGTACATAGCGATTGCAAGACAGAAAAATGCTGAAATAAAAGATGGGACAGTTAAATTAAGAAGTACTATTCATCTTCTTGGACAAGAAGGAATTTATGGATTAAAAACAGGTTATCATACAAAGTCTAGATTTAATATAACGATTTTAAGTAATAAAAATGATGCAAATATAGTTACGGTTGTAATGGGAGGAAAAACTCCTAAAATAAGAGACAATAAAATTTTAGAATTAAATGCTAAATTTCACGAGAACTACAGAAATAAAGATATTATAAAAAAAGATATTCCTATTTTAACAATACCATTATCAGGAGGATATGCAAAAAATATAAGAGTATATGGAAGTAAATCTTTTTCTTGTATCGTAAAAAAAGATGCAAATGTTTCAATTGTGACAGAAAGAGAAAAAAAATTAGTTGCACCATTAAAAAAGGGAACTATAGTTGGAACTTATAAGGTTTTAGTTAATGGAGAGGTAGTTTTTAAAGACAATTTAATAGTAAATAGAGA